AAAAATCGATAACATCCTTCTTCCCAGTCGGACAAACAGTCAAAGGAAGACAGCTTCCAGCAACTATGTCTCAGAACGACGTATATGAGTTGATTCATCGCGCCACCAAGGAAGGGCAACCGCAATCGGGACCGGGAGATACGACGATCTATCGATTTGAACCAGAATCCAGTACAGGAGTCTCCGAAATGAGGGTCGATGTCGAGCAAGGTCAGATTATCACAGCGCTTCCCGAAGAAGGATCCGGAGTGAAAAAGTGGGTTCCCGACCTCGATGGGTCTGGAGGCTGGTTAGATGAACGATAACGATCCACGATCGGTGTTCTCGGTCGCGATCGAATATGACGACAGCATGTCACGCAAGATTCGCGAGGGGACGCATAACCCCTTGAGTGGGATTACGTTGCGAACCGATCGTGAATCGCTTCCGCGGGGCGATGACGTTGCTCTGAGCGCATACCTGCACAGCTTCCTATACGAACTGGCCACGAGCGTGCTCCATGTCGTCGCTGGGCAACCCTACGCGTTCTCGGCTTCGGACGGTCCCGCTTACGTCGCCGTCGAACCGATTACCACCGATGCGGTACGGATCACGCAGTGTTATTCGAGGAGTACTGCCCTTCACCCCGACGAGCGGTCTGAGGATGAGGCGAGTCTAACCGTTCGACAGGCGGCGTTCGTGGAGGAAACGATCGACGCTGGGACAACGTTCCGCGACTTTGTCAATTCGACCAACACCGCGCTGACTGACGAGCTACGCCAGTTCGAGTGGCATCTCGAGACAGCGAAGACTGTCTCGAGTCAGTTTCAGTCTCGACCGAACGGCGAATCTCACGGTCGCTGACGCGTCGTTGAAGAGATCCTGCGACTCGGAGTTCGTCGATGCGATCCGCCGGGCTGCAGCCAAGTACGTCGAAACGGTGATCGACGAGAACGAGGACCTGTCCAACGAACTCATCGAGTTCGAGCGATACCGTCGCGCAGTCGGACGGCTCGCGGAGCGCGAAGCGGACGCCCAGTCCGCGTATCCATCGCGGCACAATGACGGACAGCTGACCGCTAGTGCGGACACCAATCCGACCGGTGGTTCGATCCGACCCCGATGCCAAGTGAATCCGTTCACGATGAACTATCGATCGAACTCGTCCGTGAGCCAGGCTTCGAGCGCCGGGCGGTCGAAGGTGGTCGGGTAAATCCGCGGGATTCGCTCGCCATCGCGGTCGATGGTCCTTCGTCGCCGGCGGCCCAGAGACACTCCCGATTTCCGGCTATCTGTACGACATGATCGCTCACCTCCGACGTACGTCACGCTCTGTCCTCACCCCGAAAACGCAGTTCGAGTAGGAGAACTATAGACGTACTTTTTACTCGATGATCCGAACTACATCGACGACTTAGTTGATGAAGGAACGGCAATCAGACTAGATGCAGGGGATACATAATGGGATTCACACCGACGAGAGAGCGGTTAGAACGCTCGCTCGAGACCTATCGTGATCAGCTTCGGACTGTGTCCGAGGTAGAATCGGCCGCTGCGCTCGATCGCACTGGTCCGAATACCGTTTCGGGGCTCCTCGCCATCGCGAACGAGACCGAGTTCGTGCTCGAGGTGTGCTCCGAGAAGGTCGGGGACCACGGCTTACGGGAACAGTTCGAGACGCTACGAGAGGAGACGAACGGAGTGCTCGAAGAAGCGGAGTATCGAGAGAAGGCGTTCGAGGAGCTCCAGTACATGATCGACCGGTATCCGAGCGTGGTGAACCACTTCCTCGAACTCGAGCCAGTCCCGAACGAGCTGCGGAACGACCTGGACTGGCGAGATCGGTTGGAAATAACGCGTCTAGAATTAGATCCGTACTTCGACCTGCACGACGAACACATCAGGATCGAAACGCTCGACGAGGTTCTGCGGCTGCGTTACGAACAGGAAATCGATACCGTCCTCGACGAACGGGCCGGTGTCGAACGATCATACTATCCGGAGTCGTTCTGGTGGCGTCATCCGTCGAAGGTCGACGAAGAACTCGATTCGTCGTCGAACGGAGCCTGAGCGACGAGGTGGGAGGCTCGACCGTCTGGAGATCACCGCGGGAAAACTGCAATACCCGATCATGCCACCTCACGAATTAGTCGAACGACACGTCGATTCACTCGGCGAGAGCGTCTCAGCAGTCCGGGACGCGTCCGTCGAAGACCTGGATCCGTTCGATCGACACGCGCTCAGCGGGATGCTTTCGCTGTCGGCGAGAATCGAACTCCTCCTCTCGAACGAGGAAACGCGAAACGAGGTCGATACGGAGGTCATCAGTGAATATCGATCGCTCTCGAGCGGGATCGAGACCGAAGCCGAATAGCTGAGCGCTGACCGCGCCAAGCAGCGGTCAGGCGTCCTGAATCTGCCGCAACACGTCGGGCGCGTCCTCGAGCGCCGCGTCGAGATCCTCGACGTTCGGGCCGCCGCCCTGCGCGAAGTCCGGCGGGCCGCCGCCGCCGCCGCCGACGCGGCCGGCGAGTTCGCCGACGACCTCGCCGGCGTTGACGTCCGAATCGTCGGGCACCGCGACGACGAACTGGGCGCCGCTCTGGCCGCTGCCGAGGACGGCGATCTTCCCCTCTCCGACGAGAGCGTTCGCGGTCGCGCGGAGCTCGTCCATGTCGGCGTCGATGCGGTCGACGACCGCGGTCCGGTCACCGACGTCGACCTCCTCGCCGCCGCCACCGCCGCCGGCGCGGGCCGCGGCGAGCTGTTCCGTCAGGTCTTCGATCTCCTTGCCTCGCGCCTTCCACTCCTCGAAGAAGCGTTCGGCGGTTTCGGGCACGTCCTCGGGCGAGACGTCGAGGACGTCGGCGGCCTCGTAGAGGGCGTCCTCTTTTTCCTGCGTCGACTCGATCGCGGCCTCGCCGGCCGCGAACGTGATGCGCTCGACGCCGTCCTGGACGCGTTCCGTGTTCAGGATCTTGATCGAGCCGATGTCGCCGGTGCGGGCGACGTGCGTGCCGCCGCAGGCCTGGATATCGTCGGCGACCTGGATCAGCCGGATCTGCTCGCCCGGCGGAATCCCGCCCTGGTAGAGGTCGAAGCCGTGTTCGGACTCCGCGTCGTGGCGGTCGGGCCAGTCCTGGGTGACCTGGGTGTTGTCCATCACGAGCTCGTTGGCCAGCGACTCGATCTCCTTGACGTCCGCGCGGGAGATGCGGTCGTAGTGGCGGACGTCGATCCGCGAGGAGTCGACGCCCTTCTGGGCGCCGGCCTGGCGGATGTGCTCGCCTAAGACCTGTCGGGCCGCGTGGATGACGATGTGGGTCGCCGTGTGGTGGCGCATGAGTTGGCGCCGGCGGCTGCCGTCGATCTGACCGTTGACGAGTTCGCCCTTACCGGGGTCATCGTCGGTCCGGTGGAGGATGACGCCGTCTTCGATCTGGACGTCCTCGACTTCGACGGTCGTGTCGTCGGTCGAGAGCGTCCCCGTGTCCGAGGGCTGACCGCCGCCCTCGGGGTAGAACATCGTCTGGTCGAGGACGACGTCGTACCCCTCTTCGCGCTCGAAGACGTCCAGGACGACCGCCTCGAACTGGGTGCGCTCCTGATCGTCGTAGTAGAGCTTCTCCGTCTCGGGGAGATCCGAGAAGCGCTCGTCCTCGTCCTCCTCGACCTCCTCGGCGCCCTCGGGGGTGTCGTGGCGCTGGGCGACGAGGCTGTAGAAGTCGTCGGGGACGTCGACGTCGGCGCCGGCCTCTTCGGCGATCTCCGCGACCATGTCGGGCTGGATACCGTGGGAGTCGTAGAGCTCGATCAGCTCCTCGGTCGGGATCGGCTCGCCCCGCTCCGCGTACTCCTCGGCCAGCGACTCGACGCGGCGACCGCCCCGCTCGAGCGTCTCGCGGTACTTCTCGATCTCGGTGCGGACGATGTCGCGGATCGTGTCGCGGTTCTCGTACTCGAGGCGTTCCGCCTGCATGTCGACGAGTTCGTCCAGCGGCGCGTCGACGCCGGCGTTGTCACAGAGGCGCTTCGTGCGGCGCAGGACCATCCGCGCGAGGTAGCCCGTCCCGACGTTCGAGGGGACGATGCCGTCGCCGAGCATGTAGGCCAGCGTGCGGCAGTGGTCGGCGATGGCGTAGATGTCCTCGAGGGGCTCGACGAGATCGCGCAGCTGGTCGACGGAGACGCCGATCTCGGCGGCGATCTCGCCGCGGGCGGCCTCGACGTCGTCGACGTCGTC
This portion of the Haloterrigena gelatinilytica genome encodes:
- the alaS gene encoding alanine--tRNA ligase — its product is MSELADEYRLEYFEEEGFERKECPSCGAHFWTRDHDRETCGEPPCEEYGFIENPGFDEEYSLTEMREVFLSYFEDHDHERIDPYPVAANRWRDDVLLTQASIYDFQPLVTSGETPPPANPLTVSQPCIRMQDIDNVGKTGRHTMAFEMMAHHAFNTREDIPEDKYAYHGEVYWKDRTVELCDGLLQELGADISEVTYIEDPWVGGGNAGPAIEVIYRGLEIATLVFMCMEQDPEGEYELKDGNRYSYMDTYIVDTGYGLERWTWMSQGTATVYEAIYPEMIDFLKDNAGLSYTDEETEIVSRAARLSGQLDIDDVDDVEAARGEIAAEIGVSVDQLRDLVEPLEDIYAIADHCRTLAYMLGDGIVPSNVGTGYLARMVLRRTKRLCDNAGVDAPLDELVDMQAERLEYENRDTIRDIVRTEIEKYRETLERGGRRVESLAEEYAERGEPIPTEELIELYDSHGIQPDMVAEIAEEAGADVDVPDDFYSLVAQRHDTPEGAEEVEEDEDERFSDLPETEKLYYDDQERTQFEAVVLDVFEREEGYDVVLDQTMFYPEGGGQPSDTGTLSTDDTTVEVEDVQIEDGVILHRTDDDPGKGELVNGQIDGSRRRQLMRHHTATHIVIHAARQVLGEHIRQAGAQKGVDSSRIDVRHYDRISRADVKEIESLANELVMDNTQVTQDWPDRHDAESEHGFDLYQGGIPPGEQIRLIQVADDIQACGGTHVARTGDIGSIKILNTERVQDGVERITFAAGEAAIESTQEKEDALYEAADVLDVSPEDVPETAERFFEEWKARGKEIEDLTEQLAAARAGGGGGGEEVDVGDRTAVVDRIDADMDELRATANALVGEGKIAVLGSGQSGAQFVVAVPDDSDVNAGEVVGELAGRVGGGGGGPPDFAQGGGPNVEDLDAALEDAPDVLRQIQDA